The Hydrogenobacter sp. T-2 region TTCAGGGTGCAACTGGCGTTATAGTTGAACCAGAGCTTGACCCACAGCTAAAGAGGGCTATAGAAATAATCAAATCCGGTCATAAGGGTTATGCACACACTGGCGGTTGAAACCTCCTGCGATGAGACCGCACTTTGTATATACTCCGACCAAGAAAGAGTAGTAGGAGACATAATACTCTCTCAAGCGAAGGTGCATTTCCCTTATGGTGGGGTAGTGCCTGAACTTTCTGCAAGGGAACACACAAGAAACCTTTTACCTCTTTTGGACAGGCTTCTAAAGGAGACAGGATTTGACCTAAAAAAGATAGACTTTATCTCCTTTACTCTTACACCTGGGCTTATCCTCTCTTTGGTAGTGGGTGTGAGCTTTGCCAAGGCTTTGGCTTATGCCTTAGAAAAACCCCTTGTGCCAGTCCACCATCTGGAAGGGCATATATACTCCGTTTTTCTTGAAAAGCCAGTAAGCTATCCCTTTCTCGCTCTCATAGTCTCTGGAGGGCATACAGACCTATACCTTGTGGAAGACTTTGGCAGATACCTCTTTCTTGGTGGAACTCTTGACGATGCGGTGGGAGAAAGCTACGACAAGGTGGCAAAGCTAATGGGACTTGG contains the following coding sequences:
- the tsaD gene encoding tRNA (adenosine(37)-N6)-threonylcarbamoyltransferase complex transferase subunit TsaD encodes the protein MHTLAVETSCDETALCIYSDQERVVGDIILSQAKVHFPYGGVVPELSAREHTRNLLPLLDRLLKETGFDLKKIDFISFTLTPGLILSLVVGVSFAKALAYALEKPLVPVHHLEGHIYSVFLEKPVSYPFLALIVSGGHTDLYLVEDFGRYLFLGGTLDDAVGESYDKVAKLMGLGYPGGPIIDRLAKEGKPIYNLPRPMIEEDTLNMSFSGLKTAVRRLVETQEYSKEDLSASFQKAVMDILERKALLAMEKTGVRRLVIVGGVSANSELRRRFSELSERFGFELHIPHSRLSTDNAQMIAYAGMERFKRGITAPEDINPEPNVPLEVFGREWS